From one Humulus lupulus chromosome 8, drHumLupu1.1, whole genome shotgun sequence genomic stretch:
- the LOC133798349 gene encoding uncharacterized protein LOC133798349: protein MPSGGGTSVHITALDGIVNVNSLFTLAVFIGLTWNPKDPSNSLIDDPSCNPGPSVAEDLVAFHVYSFSSFLFSSLIAVGLKQGIRICRSPAYHPVGFLCRINRSILRVGMLISGIGSVCGCGFLMLALINVVQIKLGTLGCGSSHTYAAVVPLVIFVPAALLIYISIVLYAFFSR from the coding sequence ATGCCTTCCGGCGGCGGTACTAGCGTCCACATCACGGCCCTAGACGGCATCGTTAACGTGAACTCTCTCTTCACCTTAGCCGTCTTCATCGGGTTGACCTGGAACCCAAAGGACCCTTCTAACTCCCTCATCGACGACCCTAGCTGCAACCCGGGTCCCTCCGTCGCCGAAGACCTCGTCGCCTTCCACGTCTACTCCTTTAGCTCATTCCTCTTCTCCAGCCTCATCGCTGTCGGACTCAAACAAGGGATCCGGATCTGCCGCAGCCCCGCCTACCATCCGGTTGGGTTCTTATGCCGGATCAACAGGTCCATTCTCCGGGTCGGAATGCTCATCTCTGGCATCGGCTCTGTCTGTGGCTGCGGATTCCTCATGTTGGCTCTCATCAATGTGGTCCAGATCAAGCTAGGGACTCTTGGCTGTGGCAGCTCTCACACCTACGCTGCTGTAGTCCCGCTCGTGATCTTCGTCCCGGCCGCACTTCTGATCTATATCTCCATCGTTTTGTACGCTTTTTTCAGTCGCTAG
- the LOC133798350 gene encoding uncharacterized protein LOC133798350 isoform X2, with amino-acid sequence MVHGAGECGRRTSPDSEAFKLAPCANAAQDENASVSSRCCAQVKKLGQNPACLCAVMLSNTAKSSGVKPEVAVTIPKRCNIDSRPVGYKCGDYTLP; translated from the exons ATG GTTCATGGGGCTGGTGAGTGTGGGAGACGTACTTCTCCTGATAGTGAGGCTTTCAAGCTAGCTCCTTGCGCAAATGCAGCGCAAGATGAGAACGCTTCAGTTTCCAGCCGGTGCTGTGCTCAGGTGAAGAAGCTTGGCCAGAACCCGGCCTGCCTCTGTGCTGTCATGCTTTCAAACACTGCTAAAAGTTCCGGGGTGAAACCAGAAGTGGCTGTAACCATTCCCAAGCGATGCAACATTGATAGCCGCCCTGTCGGTTACAAGTGTGGAG ATTACACATTGCCTTGA
- the LOC133798350 gene encoding uncharacterized protein LOC133798350 isoform X1: MEASTKCICFLAFLVILGINELSLQVHGAGECGRRTSPDSEAFKLAPCANAAQDENASVSSRCCAQVKKLGQNPACLCAVMLSNTAKSSGVKPEVAVTIPKRCNIDSRPVGYKCGDYTLP; this comes from the exons ATGGAGGCTTCAACCAAATGCATTTGCTTTCTAGCTTTTCTTGTAATTCTAGGGATCAATGAGCTGAGTTTGCAGGTTCATGGGGCTGGTGAGTGTGGGAGACGTACTTCTCCTGATAGTGAGGCTTTCAAGCTAGCTCCTTGCGCAAATGCAGCGCAAGATGAGAACGCTTCAGTTTCCAGCCGGTGCTGTGCTCAGGTGAAGAAGCTTGGCCAGAACCCGGCCTGCCTCTGTGCTGTCATGCTTTCAAACACTGCTAAAAGTTCCGGGGTGAAACCAGAAGTGGCTGTAACCATTCCCAAGCGATGCAACATTGATAGCCGCCCTGTCGGTTACAAGTGTGGAG ATTACACATTGCCTTGA